TATTATAGAAGCAGTATCTAACATGTGATATCGCCTCTTTATCAAATATGAGAGGTAGACAAAACTGACATTTTGTAGAAATAGCTGGCTACAGTAAAAACCATGTAGTAActgaaatatatgtttgaagAGTCCAATTGTCAAGTTGATTGCTCgttgaataaattgaactatAGCTACTTCTCTTCACCAACAGCCACTTTCATCTCTATCAACATTGCACAGATAATATTATTtgcaataagatattttaagTATTTTTTACTTACAATAAAAACTTTATTGTACAGTAGTACTAAGTTACTACTTGGAGTATATGAATGTTtaactattatataatattattgtcaactatattttgtataaaataatttgaggCGTGTCCCTCCATCCGAAGTAATGTGTTGTCAAGTTGTGTAGAATCGTaaaattctcaaatttccaattcaaccaCAGAGTTGTATGtataatatcatccccgatattccAGAAGGGGCTGCAAATGTTTAAAGGTTGAAGGATTGAAAGGAAATTCCATTCATTTGATGGCATTAAAAGCATAAtggcaaaaatttgtttttcttcaatacATCACGTTTTCTCTCAGATTTGTTTGATGTctgtaacatatttaatttggattgataaataaaaatccctagctaaaatatttataggtccaagtgaagtaattggctaatatcgccaaagagataacataaagattagataatatcagacgtcctggctaaactgtacaacagcctaagaggaattgaaataattttttgctaatatataaaatattgaaaattgaggttaggcataaatatttagtgatcggcgacctaacgatcgaccgagccatacaacgtagaatctgaccaaacaccttggcagaaatttattgtggcaaaacggtattcaatttgaggaactaaaggtctcacgtggctaattattatgatgtatgaaacaaataataacctataaaaaattaattagcatgtagagagcatatttaaaaacccaataaaaataattaaatgtattaaggaagtaggaggttaccgggtgcatgaatactgtaataatttgcatgcaccaatcaaataatggcaattgataggcggcaatagtgagcagattcaaaaatatttgtatatatttctacaaataaatagaatttaaaaaaaaattgttatatagtctatgttttggatatggcccgaaggcaaagaaattattatatatataacataagtaataatttaatattttagcacggtctatttgagccttgaatggcggaggactagaatattcaaattttatgcaaatttgaaaatcggaaatgagaattgtaaaattgagaaacgagacccacactcgcctgccaactgccaccatgagaggtcactaaaaattatagagcgtaataccttgctatatcttgtaataacttaaagttaaagtgaattaccaaatttcttataagactttgtgatgctcttataaagcaaaagtcattttaaataattttgtaaccccttggaagagacgactccggctacaataatccaggaccaccaggagttggatcgacatcagcagctcataagaaaatttcgacacgtgagtgaaaaatattgaaatagtgatagggcgctctcagtgcttcgaaattacataagaatcaaagctagctcgtcgaaagggttttcttataaattaagaatttggtaaaagaatacttgcgcaagtaaatgtagtattaaaggtattttattagaaagtaacgaatcaatctacatatcagaagatctataaatcaaagaagtataaaatttaggctgttaatacacattcatatgatttttaatttctgcaatataatttgcgatagtttgttgtagctctgattcactagatgaattgctctttTATTCCTttaggtgccgaatctcgcaccctgagataaaatatatatatttattacaaagaaatctattagatactatagaatttaatatatgtatttgaattattagttgtcaatttatcaagttgatttttagaatttagttttaatggaattgtccaagcCGACAGGcattagcaagctgatattgcagctacatgcaagtagatgcatatgatcataaaaataaaagcacatggtaacgtttcgtgctgtagaatttaaagaatagtatttagcctgtgatattttattgatttcgattattgttttatcttatattatatattttttgtcgctctatatatttttttgctctgatttatttttgcaatatttgttaatatatgtatcaaattgtttatggtgtgcgatttattttttattcctcaatactataggataagtaccatatatatatatattttttcatgaattatcagaattattgtggaagctcatatctgggcctataaagatttttatgagactgtatcctattaaaaaccacgaccttgattattataattattaaaatatttcatgctctaccaactgatgccaagcaggaggctaatcattatttaactataaaaaataacgtgacatgTCATAATGGGTGAGAATGTGATATCAGAATAACTGGATAATGTCCTCTTATCTTTGGCGTCTGGATCATTTTCATTTAGCCTAACCCCCTTATGTTACAATTGATTAATATGTTTAGCAAATTTTGTCTCGAGACATTTCAAGCAGGAAACATTTTATACGACAtgatagaaaaaattttgtttcaGAAGATTAGTGGGTGGTGGAAGCAAAAAGTTTcccaaaaataattgaaattatttttcctactgtcaaattaataaGGCCTAGTTGGCAGAAAGTGTTTTGGCCTAAGGAGTTAGGAGAGCAGCTACATGGTACGATTGTGTTATAATTTGTAGCCTCTATCACTTTATCAtggcaatcagctgcttgcatttgaaaatattcaagttgaataaTCTTGTAAACTGCTTGTTTCCAGCATAAAGACAGTTGCTgcacacacatagatttttgttcgtacgattttttgctgtCCTTATTAACTCTATCGTCTTTCGGAGGCGACGAaaagtcgtcggtcccgaccACCTAAAAAGTGTCGTCatccctcatcatcatccctctaattaattacccacgcacaagcctaacaGCGTATtcgggcatcaccctcagtataaaaaatatagatcaaacAGATATGATATTTGTCAGGTTCCgcttaatctgatagaattcatgaaGACGCCAATAAATCGTATGaacaatttacaatttatatttgtagatTCATAATGGATCTATTATTGTAGAGAGTTATTCTTCATCTAGGTTAAAAAAGTTTCTACAACTGCATTGAATCTTTTTTTCAAGTGGAAGAAAAAGGGTTTTCTTACTTGTATAAAGATAATGCTTCCTCGTTCATTCTATTGATGTATGCCAATGAATTTTTGTAAGCTTCTCTATCGTAGCGACACTCAGTAAATAATCCATATGCTTTTTCACGATTGGTTTGAGCCATGTACAATGCATAGCTAGGCTCATTTTTATACAACTCATAAGCGGTACGAAAgaatccttcttcttcatctgatATTGGCATGCCTTGATATTTGATGTGCCGTATTCTTgctgaaaattcatatataagtATGTGAATAGATAGATGTCTTTATTTTcacgattttcaagaaattggtTGTTGAGAATGGGGTAAGATCCCTCTCTTAAAAATAGCTCACCATTCTTGTTAATGATGAAATATACGGAATTCTAGTCTACTACAGTAGACTAGTAGAAAGTACAGTTTACTACTAGGAAAACTTCTTACTGAGAATTGTATGTGTATTACATCAGAGGCTATAACTGAATTTTTTACTTTCTATTCCTTCTTTCAGATTAGGATTGGTTTTTCCTGTCGTCATGAGCAGGTTTGCCATGAtacttcaaattcaatttttttagagAACGATAAGGACCGTATACAACATTCTTTGAGTCCCTCTACAAGgctatccatctgtgtgtaggaACGAGTTCTGCATTATTACCGGTACATAATTACTAATCAGTAGTATATCACTCACATATTCTGTTCAAACCATGAAAGTTTGAGAGTAGCCCAAACTCTACGCAAGataatacagtaggctacaggACATTCGAAATGTACTTCTATAAACTAGATAGTCTACTCCCATAGGCTACAGCTACAAATTGTAAATTTCTAAATCCATGGAATGGGATTCTGTATTCATTCACTTACATATGAGTTAGATGTGTAAACTGAAGATTAGCTAAATCAATGAAATGGAATTCTGTATTCAGTCACTTACATATGAGTTTCCCTGTCAGGAAATGCCATTCAGCCATTTTTGGATGCTTTGATCTAGCAATGCTGATGTACTCCAAAGCTTTGAAAAATCCTTGTAAGCCATACTCCATGAAAGCACATGCCTTCACCGCATATACTCCAGATATTTGTTTTTCTTCCATGCGCTCCATATCAGGAATATTCAAAAGCACCTACAAAAGAGTTTTTATTAGGATTCTCTTAGTATCATATCAATTCACTCAGGCATAAGAATGGAACTATATaccaaaataaatttttttgatatATCCTGTTTGCGATTATTCCCAAAACTTGAAGTAGAAATTCTAAAGAAGAACTTATGAAGTCAATGTTTAGTGCACTTCTAGTCAAATTTCATTGCAAATAGATCAAGGCTAttcactatagtaaggtccacgttataatgacagtatttgatcaactttggtgttgctatccttgtctattattcgacaaagcaggtagtactatccttttcttgctccacaacgatgccaaatctgtttttgacaatgtagaaagataattaatcaaggcagagaatcggcaacgctgtcctcccatctcaatcaactgtcattataacgtggatctcactatagcatgTGTCACTCTTTTTTGTTACTTATAAAGTAATAATTAGATTCCATTCAAGTAATTTTCACAAATCCATCCTGTAGTCCAATGAACAAGAGTATTTTCCAATATCAGTGCTACTAAGGATTGACATTATCAATACAgcatattgtaatttttttatcccatcattgaaaaattcattaatattagTCAGAGTAAATTGTATGATTAACTGAAGATTTGGAGAGGAGGTGTGTTCGAAAAAAATCATCAGTAATCAAGGAGCATTTCACTCTTTTCAAAGCAAATTGGCCATAGGCTATCCTTGATTTCTGTAGAATATATTTCACATGGACTCATCATCCATGATACACTGTAATCTATCTAGAATAAGGTAATAATGGAATAAACAGAGGAAAACCAAATACGGGTAGTTATCTGATGGGCTTGAGAAAAATTAATGGGAATGAGATACACATATTAATACACGGTGTAATATACTGCAGTGATATTTCGAATGGTCTtgagaatctattttatttcacGCATTTAGGCTCACTTTTTAATATTAGAAGAATTATCGTGTTCACGGCTAACGTGTATAAACTTTTCACATCATTCTGCCTACTAATCAGAAACAGTACTtcctaataaattgaataaacttgGATTACCTCTTTCGCTTCTGAAATAGATCCACATTTGAATAATGCATACGCTTTGCAACCTAGATAAATGTACTCCACGGCCTCCCTGATAGAAATGAActcattttcttgaaatttgtcACTTTTTAGGCTCATCACCCATGGCTCACATTCCAAGACCCTTCTCAGCGCACTAGCAGTATCATATTTTATCAGTTCTTGAGCTATTGTCAACTGACAACAAAAACTGAAAAGCAGAGATGAAATGAGTTACGGTAATaaatgaaggaaatattaaaaaacttaaaaaatatGGGAAACTGTGAAAACTGTGATTGggttatttaaaaagaaatattatgataatataaatataggGGATGAATCCGTGTATAGTAATGATAACTATAACATACAATACTAATAAGTTATGAGTATTGAGTGGTGACtttctatgatattattcaatgttCATTAAATGGTCgcaatttaactttaaaattcAATATACAGGTATTGTTATCTGTATTACAAGAATAAACATTTAATTATAATAGAGAATACTCAGTGACACCTCTTCAACTCTGTCATACACTGACAAAAGTTTGATAATGACAATTTAACAGATAAAACCGTGAAGTAGGAAAACTCGATTAAAGGTTATCGTTATCGAAACAACATAAAACGACTATCCCACACACAAAGTATAAACATTTATACTTTTTAATAGTAGATCATATGTATTACACTTGACCATTAGAAGaaattatgaatcaataaaatggaAACTTATGATTGAAAAGTGAATTCTGAAAAACGACCATCACACACACAAAGTATAATACGTTTCTACTTTTTAATAGAAAATCGTGTATTACACTTGACcattagaataaattatgaatcaataaaatagaaactcacgattgaAAAGTTAATTCTGAATTACTGATGTCCATCATCTCCTTCAACTTTCTATTCAATTCGGAAACAATCATTTCAGATTTAGCGCCATCAGGTCTTGTTTGGTGAAGACTCCAATTGAAATGTATATCCAAATGTTTCAAGCGACTTGTAATATCATTTTTCTCTTGATCGTCGATGCTGCAGAAGTAAAGGTCACCGGTGATCTCCGCGATTTCATGAGATGATGCCATTTTCTATagctttttttaataactttaaaatattattcacaacAACTGAACATTACGCCGATGTTACATTATAAACTTTACTAGCGTTAACGAAGATCTACATATCCAAATTCAAGAGAAATTGTTCTCCCACATTGTTATCTTATCAGTCATTACCACTATTTCAACAATTGGAACTCAACATTACGTCGGTGTTACATTATGAACTTTACTAGCGTTAACGAAGATCTACATATCCAAATTCAAGAGAAATTGTTCTCCCACATTGTTATCTTATCAGTCATTACCACACTTTTGTTCTCTGATGAGAGCACTTGAGCCTTTGAAATAGATGAGAAGAAAACACTCGAAAATGAATCACCAATCCAATTTTAGCAGGTCTTCAAcaacataaattattataactttcATTAATGAGGAAACAATGTTCTAGTCTGAGTGCTTTGCAAATAATGACACTACCTTACCGGTACCTATTTGATTATCTCTTACAGACGGTACTCAGGTATAatcgaaaaaaatgtattttttcccCCGACTCAATTTTGGTTGAGCTTCAAAAGAAACATTCATCTCTCTCAGACTCTCACATCATAAACAAAAGAAATTTCCTATAATTAGGTGAATGCATATTTGAAACGCAATGGAAATTTTACAGTTGTCGAAGTGTTACCTCAGCATATCATGTTACTCTTGTCTTTACTATATGATATAATTAGTCCAATCATAAACCACTGCCTACAGTAACTAAATAACCATAGTTATATAGTAACTAAATAACCATAGGTATATACTTACTGTACCACTGCCAAATATGTAGCGCTTCTAGTCATCAGTCCCCGTAACGGATTAATTCCAATGCAATTAGAAAGGTACAATACACATTTTTTCATACAGATTATAATGTCGGGAATTgacaatcaataattgattgagaCTAAATTATTAGTCTCATCTTGTATTATCATACGATGCTATTTCTGAATGGAATAACAGAATACAGGACTTTATCATCTTTATCATTATCAACTTATATATATTCTGTTACCTACATTGTCTATATCCAGGTTTTGATCCTTTTGGAAATAGAACTGTAACTTCAAATACCATTATTTTTATCAGTGGAATCACTCTATTATTACctgatatcaatataaaattagcCTGATTCAATAAAGTCAGAAGTGCTGTAGAACAGGAGAAACGTTTTACACACTAGATATGAATAGTAGTCCATAAGGAACAATAAAGAGAGTTTATTACATAGGTAATGGagctttattttaaaatatcttcGTTTATTTATTCTTGATGGGATCGGGATCATTGAAGATGAGCGAATTACCTGTTTCTGCAGGTGCGGTACCGATTTTTGAAAGTGCTGAAGAAACGCCTACAGTTTTCTCAATACATTACACGCGCTACGGGAGTGCATTGCGGTTGCGTTTATTTGATAAAGGCGTTCATATTTACAATTGGACATGTTTTGTCTTTTCGTTAGATTTGTACTTCACaccaatattttaaaatgattgttCATCTCAGATCTGACACTGAAATATCGCGGATGGACCAGTTATCACCAATTAATTTAAAGCAccaattttaaaaatggattaaatcCATTATAAACCTACGGTATTGTTTATTATGTTCATTTTGTTCTCAATCCACtgatatcatattttttatcacAAAAACTCTTTTAATGAAGTCATTGGAATACACAGTCCTATAAGAGTGGACTGGAAAGTTTTTGTAGATTTTGTACAGCTTCTTCATCTTTCAGAACCATCAGTAGGCCTACGGTTACggcattataataataaaaattgtgttGTAGGTCTACACTTATAAATTTTTGGCACTTCAATAGGGTTTCTTTTGGCACAAATAgtgttaaatgttcaataacatgTATTTCAACCTTTAATAgttgaattgaaataagtttaaggcccagttgcacaaaagccgataaATTTTTAACTGTGATCATTTTTACAAGAACCGCAATAATATTGGAGAAGGCCTTCCagaaaaggcttctctgattggttatcgtgaaATTAATAACGGTTTTAATTCAACTGGCTTTTATGCAACCAGcactaaattatttatcaataattcatgtaaaaaaTGTGTTTGGCAAAACTCTTGAAGTCAGCTGACcattgacaacatttttatccaaaataatgtttactTTTACCACTTTAACCTGTTAAAAgcagtattataatattatcaaaatacaatcaATTTATTAGCCTAAGGTAAATCTCTTCAATCTAAAAAAAACAATACAGAGTGTCTATTAAAAGATTTCTGTTGGATCTATTCTCATCAAAAGGAATTTTTGGGCACTAGCTTTGAGTCACTTTAAAAAGCTGAACATTCAATTTGTTGAACGTAAGTAGCCTAATAAAATTAAGTAGTATAATAGAACTAACTTATTCtcaaatcaatatattatatttaatatgatTCTCAATTGAGGGATTTCAACTTATAATCTATTGAGAGTAATACTGTTTtataaaatcattcaagatgcttgaataataataattattacaaacgTGGTTTCGTGATTGTTAGGCTATACTAATAAAACAAGCGTAGCGAGTTTCTACTTTCACTTGATGCTCGAGTTGTTTATTCATGGGGATTGTTCGACGATAACTCTCAGATACTCTCATCAATCAACTTAAAATTTTCAACACAAACTTCTTGAACCATTCTACATAGGCCTATCGAGTTTGTTGAACAATAAGATtgactaaagctgcgtttacaccgaagttaataacacaagttttcaacatttctgttatcaactgatgttaattacaaaagttaataacatcatgttgagttgcgtttacaccggagttgataacataagttattaataaaaagttgtcaatttgactgaatcgacaaaaaattatcttgaaaaaagttgataaaccgtgttttcaacagaaaattccttgtcaATTGTCATtgacaagatttatgttatcttGATTTATGTCAAgatttgttaataacaggttactatcttccccgcaaccccctcgcccagcatccctaccctacaactacagctgttccctaataactacagctgcagacaaaacacgtgacaaagttattaacttttgttgataacaaaactagcagcgaaaagaaaatgttattaacttatgttgaaaacttttgttttaaactctgttTTAAATGCATTATAATTTATGTACcgtacattagatcagatgaagatcattatttcaatgatcacacacatgtttcaattcaaatttggaaacaattttcactttccttgccctattattaccatatgtaaggaaagtattgctttccgaatacaattaaggtaccccaatttctaaatttctatacgtttcaaggtcccctgagtccaaaaaagtggtttttgggtattgatctgtatgtgtatgtgtgtgtgtgtgtgtgttgtgtgtgtgtgtgtgtgtgtgtgtgtgtgtgtgtgtgtgtgtgtgtgtgtgtgtgtgtgtttgtatgagtatgagtgtatgtgcgtctgtgtacacgatatctcacctctcgatcaaatgcgattcaagatggcggctaaaatggcgaaaatgttgtcaaaaacagggtttttcgtaattttctcgaaaacggctcgaacgattttcatcaaatttatacttaagatagtcattgataagctctatcaactgccacaagtcccatatctgtaaaactttcaggagctccgcctcatctatgcaaagtttgattttagattctcaattatcaggcttcagatataatttaaacaaaaaaaattgagtggaaaagattgagcataaaaatctctacaattgatttttcgtaacattttcacctaaaattaaaaataagctcgaaattcgagaaaatgtgattattcaattgcaaagtgttggcaaactgttga
The sequence above is drawn from the Nilaparvata lugens isolate BPH chromosome 2, ASM1435652v1, whole genome shotgun sequence genome and encodes:
- the LOC111046564 gene encoding uncharacterized protein LOC111046564, with protein sequence MASSHEIAEITGDLYFCSIDDQEKNDITSRLKHLDIHFNWSLHQTRPDGAKSEMIVSELNRKLKEMMDISNSELTFQSFCCQLTIAQELIKYDTASALRRVLECEPWVMSLKSDKFQENEFISIREAVEYIYLGCKAYALFKCGSISEAKEVLLNIPDMERMEEKQISGVYAVKACAFMEYGLQGFFKALEYISIARSKHPKMAEWHFLTGKLISRIRHIKYQGMPISDEEEGFFRTAYELYKNEPSYALYMAQTNREKAYGLFTECRYDREAYKNSLAYINRMNEEALSLYKMLVESNQNDSYILGRCAFGMVKLPAPYKRLDLAVDAIEKALTISPDNPLVNHYAGLIYHIHLRDYSKGLRYLERAANKNNYPALMDWMRLKYQLDPKNYDPLPELTKALEYTDFTSSTLTEIASWYFFKKLDFFSAWDHLVKVTEDHRIRNHMSRFLNMKTKCDLFEVIFDEVKLRLTECKYKDEHEKEKLMQLKGRLQILCPQSHPTDYSDLNQLLSRIVLIQPEKRWK